The Microtus ochrogaster isolate Prairie Vole_2 linkage group LG3, MicOch1.0, whole genome shotgun sequence genomic sequence GCGGCCCTTTGAGTTGTCTCCATGGTCACCGAGTCTGGAATTCTTTAAACTCTTGCTGTCACAGCACTCTGAGGGGGAAGAAGTAGGAATTGTCCCGAGCAAGTGGAGACCAGAACAAATTATGCTTAAGTAATAGTAATTATTTCCCCCCGACAGGGACAGAAAGCTAGGACCTAGAGTGTGTGATTTGCTCGCAATTTCGCCTAGGAAAACTTGTGTCTCCTGTCACTAGAGCTCCAGGACCTGAGCCAAGGGCTTGGTGGCCTATCAGAATAAAGGTTATTACTTTAGTGCCAGAAGTGTCCAATGAGGAGTATGCTTCTTAGGTGAGGGAATTTGCCTAACCTAGGTCTGTTTCCTTAACCCCGAACATTAGGCGTGTTTGTGTTCTTAGCAGGTATGTCCTAGATCCTGGGGCTAGAAATCAGAATCGCCTTCAGTGACTACAGGAGCGGCAGGAGGATACAAGGACACTCCTTGTCTGGAAATGGTACGTTCGGCCGGAATCTTGGATATGGGGCCGAGGGATGCTGAATATGGAAGCTGCTTTGGGAACCGGCCTTCCAAGGCAGCCGAGTCTGCAGCTGAGTCTCCTCTGGCTCAGGGTCCGATTGCTTGGTGCTGGGTCCATAGGCAGAACCGCGGTCCTGTCCGTTGCTGAGCGCTCCGTGCTGCGGCGTGTCGGGGCAGTGGGACGCCCGCAGCCTTTCCTGCAGTCTGGGCGGTGTCGCCAGAAAGCTGTGCGGAACCAGCCTGGGAGTTGGACCTGGGCTCAGGTGCGGGTAGGTGGGGGTGGAGTTGCTTAGATGGTGAAGGTTAGGACACTGGTTCTGTAgctgccttctccttcccctaAAATCTCGCCACGCTACATGCAGTGTCCCAGAGCATCAGTGACTCtcgaagtaaagaaaaaagaaaaggaaaaaggaaaaggaggcagactCTTATCTCAACTGACGGAGACCGATTTTTTTGAGCATCGAGTGGGACCAGTCTTTCTGGAACAAAGATTGAATgcccttagagcagtggttctcaaccttcctaaggctgcaaccctttaatagcgttcctcatgttgtggtgaccgcccctcccacacacacaccatacaactattttcgttgctacttcattactgtaattttgctactgttatgactcctaaggtaaatgtctgatatgcaggatatctgatagggGAACCCTGCACCACTGGACCCCTAGGGGGTCCTGACTAAGTTTGAGAAAGGCTGCCTGAGAGGATGTGGGGGACATCTATATACACAAAGGTAGCCACCAGGAAGTtagagacatttttctttctggtttgacTGGGAGCAGAGGGAGTTGTTTTCAACAAAGATATATTGTATCTGCAGGACAAGAGGAATGGTCAAGCCAGGGTTGAGCAATTCTTTATGGCTAGGGGCTATTGGCCAGCGCAGCCTGACTCAGTTACTCATGGCCAGAGACTTTTACCCACCCAAAAAGCAGCTGCATTTAAAATGGGAAAAACCAAACCTTTGTAGACTCTTGAATTTTGCCTTCCTGTCTGTAATGACTAGATGCAGGATGGCTTAGAGTTATAGCTCTAATCTTTgttattggttggttggttggttggttggttggtttctccaaacagtttctctgtgtagccctggctgtcctggaacccgtgttgtagactaggctggcctaggtctcagacatccacctgcctctgcttcccaaagctGGATTTAAAGGGGTGCACCGCCACACCCTGCTCCTGGGCTCTAGTCTTTGTCAACCCCACTGCTCTTTCACACTGCCAGTTTTTCCGTTAGGTCTGGGGACAGTGAATATTCCTGCACCCACCCTAAACCTTTTTGAGCAGGTAAATTCTCTCACTCCTCCAGAGCTAAAGGTTGTTTCTTCCTTCAGGACTTCAACACCGCTGCCTGTGGCAGATTCCCAAAAAAAatctctcctctgctccctttctgcCAAACCTGTAACTGCTCCTTTGTGTTCTTGAACTTGACATCCCCAACCTGTGCCCCAAGTCAGGTCCAGCCAATAAAAAGAACCAAGTTATTAgcgaaaagcagaaaaagacaagttcaGTGTTTGTGAATAAAACAGTTGCAGTAAAGAAACCAGAATAGCTGCtctgtgggggaaggagggaaatgtTTATTACATACAACCGGACTTGATGAACATAGCNNNNNNNNNNNNNNNNNNNNNNNNNNNNNNNNNNNNNNNNNNNNNNNNNNNNNNNNNNNNNNNNNNNNNNNNNNNNNNNNNNNNNNNNNNNNNNNNNNNNNNNNNNNNNNNNNNNNNNNNNNNNNNNNNNNNNNNNNNNNNNNNNNNNNNNNNNNNNNNNNNNNNNNNNNNNNNNNNNNNNNNNNNNNNNNNNNNNNNNNNNNNNNNNNNNNNNNNNNNNNNNNNNNNNNNNNNNNNNNNNNNNNNNNNNNNNNNNNNNNNNNNNNNNNNNNNNNNNNNNNNNNNNNNNNNNNNNNNNNNNNNNNNNNNNNNNNNNNNNNNNNNNAAAAACTTCCCAGGCAGGAAAACATAGAGAACCTAAGGGGGGAAATTTCCAGGGTTTTAAGGGAAGATGTGTCTGGAGGGAGGGGAGCCCCTAACCTGGGATAGGCTGCTGTTAAAGGTATAACTGGTATCTGTGTGTAGGAATAGAAGGAGCCTAGAGGCAGGCATAGACGTTGGTATGCTAAGAGGCACCAAAGGCATATGTGAATGGAAAAGCCATAGGTCCCTGTTGCCAGCCGTAATGAGGATTTCATGTTTAAGCAGGTGAGAACTATTTTCTCAAGTTCCCGAGGGAATGTTGGCTTTTGTCAAAATGCCAAGCTTTGTGAAAGCAAATTTCATAGGACTAGTCAATATGGACAttaggagaggagcagagaggtcTAGGGAGGCCCCTAAGTCTGTCTTCAGGGCCCTGAAGTAAGAAAGTTTAAAGAGGACCAAGGACTTGCACTTGCAAAGCAGGTTCGGCACTGCAGGTTAAGGTGAGGTCCCGCCCTCTGCTCACCTGTCATTGCTGGGCTTCAGTCTCTTCCTGGCAGGGGGTCTGACAAGTGTTAGAAAGGTGTGAAATCCCTTCCTGAGAGACAAGCTCCCCCCTCTGATTGGCACCTTGTCCTTCTTTCAACTTGAGATTCCTAAGAAAACTCCatagggggtgggggtgtccaTTGTTTCAGAGTCTTTAGAATATCCTCAGTTCTGCCAGACAGGTTACTGTCAGAATTTATTGACCACTCATATTCACCAGcattattggtggtggtggtggtggtggtggtggtggtggtaatttACCAAATATGCTAGCCGTTGCTTTCTACCTAGGCAGTGGCAATCCAGGTGCTTTTATTCCAATCTTTtaacttgtttgtgttttgagactgagtctcacagTGTAGTCTTGCctagtctgaaactcactatagaAACCAGACTGACTTGAACTTAAAGAtctgccagcctggtctccagagtagTGGGctaaaaggtatgtgccaccacgctTGGCCTTTTGTCctaaatttgttgtttttgtttgtctgtttgtttgttttaagacagcatCAGCTCACTATGTGCCCCTGGCTGGCCTGCTACTCCCTATGTAGGTAGAggaggctggcattgaactcacagggctgcctggctggctcttcctcccaagtgctggggtgaaagaTGTGCACAGCCACACCTGGCCCTTTTATCCCAGTTTGAATCACTAATACTAACCAGCAGATCAGACATTGGCATTTCACACAGTGACAGACAGCTCAGGTCACAGAAAGGCTAGGAAATGGATAAGAGGCTGCAGGGACCAGCGTCTGTGCTGAAGTCCCAGGTAGGGAGCCGAGGGACGCCTAAGGGGAAGTCTGGAGGGACCAGAATTCTCAGCAGTGCAGGTGTGGAGGTGTCAACTGCCCGCTGGGAAGGCAGGCTGTGGGATGGGGAGTTGGAAGTGGTCTGAGTGTTTGGCCATGAAGAAACTGCTGGAGCAAGGTTGGGGTGGGGGACATGGTTAGCAAGGAGTTGAGAAGTTTCCTGGCCTTTTGACAGCTGACCCTGTTCTGACTCATGCCTGCCACACTTTGGTGTTTTACAGTTTCAGGTTAGGGGGTCCCATCTGTTGTGGCTCAAAAGGGCCCATGTCTGGCGGTTCTGGTATGATTTGGTATATTTTCCGACgttattacttatttattggtGTAGTTAATGTCTCTTGGCGTGCTGGCAGATGGTGGGTGTTTGCTTAAGTAAACAAGCTGTTCTTCTGTACAGGTCCCTCTTTCTGGGCCCTGATACTCTGTGTAGCAAATCAGGTCAAGATTGCACGCTCTGTCACTAAGGTGTTGTTCAACACAGCAGTAACCAAGAGCAGTCCCTGTCCACTTCCCTCCTTGTCTCTAGGAGAGTCACAGATTCAAGGGCTGTTTCCTCTAATTCTGTGATCTGTGCCCTTGGGCCCAGAATTCTCAGGACTGGGAATAAATCTCTAACTTTCCAAGTGTTTCTGACATTGCCAAACTCACTGAAAAGGGATGGGTGAGTGGACTTGGTCTCTGTCATAATTGTCACCGTCCTTGGAGTCTTTCCAactcttgttttaaaaagcaagtttgTGATGGAGCTAGGCCATGGCAGcacgtggaaggagagagctgcagTAAGGAGTAGGCCCCAGTGGTAGGTCCGCAAGTTTCTCTACAGTTTGGCTGAAGAGGGCTGTTCTCTCttagggaggagaaaacagagctaAATATGggcaaacagaaggaaggagaaagggagggtgtCACAGTCAGCAGCTAGATCAGACAGCAGTTTTCTCTGAGGTCATCCTGTCTTTGAGGTTACAGTGAGGAATGGGCAACTCTATGATCAGAGTGGGTGTTGGTCAGTGGTCACTGGCATGAAAAAGGACAACAAGAAATCTTCTTAAGTATTGTCTGTCTTCTGTTGAGTTTGGTGTTTATTATTGAAGCTAAAAGTTTGGATTTCCAAGCCCTGTTGGGAGTGAAAACAAAATTACTAGGGTGTTTGCAATGTTTGTTGTCCCACGTTAAAGGTACggtgaggccgggcggtggtggcgcacgcctttaatcccagcactNNNNNNNNNNNNNNNNNNNNNNNNNNNNNNNNNNNNNNNNNNNNNNNNNNNNNNNNNNNNNNNNNNNNNNNNNNNNNNNNNNNNNNNNNNNNNNNNNNNNNNNNNNNNNNNNNNNNNNNNNNNNNNNNNNNNNNNNNNNNNNNNNaaaaaaaaaaaaaaaaggtacggTGAGGTAAATCATAACACATGGAATTGCACCTGTAGGGGTTCTGGtgtttgaacctgggtcctgcaGAAGAGCACCAAGccctcttcatcactgagccatcttcagccCAAAGACCTCTCTCTTAGAACAgtgatttctcttttgttgagGGCCCGCTCCAATGTGGGTGTTGCCATCCCAGGTCATGGGGGCTTGATTTGGACAGAGAGGATAGCAcagcaagccagtgagcaatgttcatctctgctctctgcctcagttcttgCCTTCACGTTCCTTCCTTGAGCCTTCTGCCTTGGCTTTTCTCAATGATCGATTGTGAACTGTAATCCATATAATCGCTTTCCTGCAcaagttgcatttggtcatggtgatacagtaacaaaaagtaaaataagacacTAATAAATGAATTACTTGTCAGGGGGCTATTGGGTGTTTAACTAAGGATGAACCAAAGAACCCAGCTATATACTTTGTAATCCTGGCTTTTAGTTTAGTGCATAGACAGACCATGATTTTAGGTTCCTAACAAGTTGTAAGAAGAAGTATTAACTAGAGgcctgctgagatggctcagcagggaaaggcacttgctatgCAACCCTGATGGGCAGAAGtcaatctctagaacccatgCTGAAATAGGAAGAGAAAACCAAGTCCCACAAGTTGTTGCTGACATTCACTGGAGCACTGTGGTGTGCTCACGCTCGCCGTGCTCACGCTCACCCCACTCACGCTCTCCAAGCACAGCACACTAAGTCAAGGATTTAGAAAGATGCACAGATACTGTCCACCAAATCAAGTGATATATCCTTTTCATCTAGAGAGGATGCTGGGTTTTAAACAAATTGTATCCCTCTGATAATCCCTTGAAAAATCCCGTGAAAGAGTTGCTAGACGCTTAGGGAGAAGATGGTGTCGTTTTTAACTTGGGGTACAGTTGCCATCTACTATTTGAGAAATCTCCCTAATTCTTCACAGCTGTGGAGGAAGGGATCATTCTAGATCTCACTTCCCATTCACTGGGAGAATTGTTTTGTCCAGCGTCTCGAagcacacacttttttaaaatccatCATTTATTATTTANNNNNNNNNNNNNNNNNNNNNNNNNNNNNNNNNNNNNNNNNNNNNNNNNNNNNNNNNNNNNNNNNNNNNNNNNNNNNNNNNNNNNNNNNNNNNNNNNNNNNNNNNNNNNNNNNNNNNNNNNNNNNNNNNNNNNNNNNNNNNNNNNNNNNNNNNNNNNNNNNNNNNNNNNNNNNNNNNNNNNNNNNNNNNNNNNNNNNNNNNNNNNNNNNNTAGGAAGATGAGATGCAGAAAGAGAAACTAACAAAATTATCTGCACCAGAGCTCGTGCTGTCCTGATGTTTCTTTCCCGGAAAGCTCCAGTTTCCTTGTAGCATTTGTGTTTGGGGAATCTTAGTCTGTATGAGCAGTACAGTGTGATGATCGAGACAACTTGAACACTTGTGGAACATAGTGTCATGTCAACTTCTTATTAATCCTGTGTGCATCTCCAGGACCATGaggctgactgtcctggaaatgtatgtgtgtgcttttaggAGCCTGTGACCTTTGAGGATGTGACCGTGAAGTTCACCCGGGAGGAGTGGGCTCTGCTGGATCCATCCCAGAAGCAGCTGTACAAAGATGTGATGCGGGAAACCTTGAGGAACCTGGCTTCTATAGGTGCCTGAGCATTGCGTTTTCTAGTCCACCACAGGACGAGTGTTTCTAGTTTATCCGTGCTGATGTATGGATTGGATTACggaaggggggtgggggtgaatgTGTCAGATGGGATCACTTATACCTTCAATTTACCtgttgtctaatttttttttctgtaattaatatttctTAACGATTTCTCTCGTTCTGCATTTTAGGAAACAAGTTGGTAAACCAGAAGGTTGTAAACGAGTATGAAATTCTCTGCAGGAAATTAAGGTAATTTGTTTCCCAAGCCACATTTTATAGTTCTGTTGTGCTAGGACATTTTATGAAGAAGTAAAAGATGTATTTGATATCCAGCATCAAACTAATTTTGTCTCAGGAAATTTTTTCCAAAAACTAAAATGTGTTAAGTATCAGCAATAGTTCATCGCAAACTAGAATATGATGATGTCACGTGTAATGTGCTGTCATAGTTCATATACTTGATGCCATCCACAGTATCTTAGTTTGGTTTTGTATTGCTGGGATGAAGACTAtgaaccaaagcaacttggagtgGAAATGGTGAGTTTTACCTTGCAGTTTGAAGTCCATGATCTAGGGATATCAGGGCATAAAGTCAAGCAGGGCATAGCCTGAAGTCAGAGGCCGTGGGGGAACGCTGCTCACTGTTTTGcaccctgtggcttgctcagtttgttttctcacACACTTCCTGACCCCCTTCCCAGGagtggcattgcccacagtgaaCTACATACCTTCACATTGATCATCAATCCAGAAAATGCTCCACGGGCTTGCTTACAGGCCAGTtcgatgggggcattttctcaactaaagTTCCCTAGGTTTCCTCAAGTTGACAAAATAATCAGCAAAATGTAGCCGGAGAAtgtgtgttcatttcctggccgcccagacccaaataatcacagagaaactatattagttaaaatgctgtttggcctgttagctcaggcttcttattaactaactcttacatcttaaattaaccatttctattaatctgtgtatcagcacgaggctgtggtttactggtaaaggtctggcatctgtctccttcaacagctacatggagtctctcaTACTCTGCTtgctctctatatctcttccaccctggctatattctgccctgctataggccaaaacagcttctttattagccaatggtaataaaatatattcatagcataagggggaatcccacatcagcaaaaTTGACTCCTTGTCTTCATTACACACAGAAACCTCAGTGTTAAACCCTAACCTGCCCTTTCTGTTTGTCCACAAGATATCATGGTAATATTGATATcacaatttaaaacataaaaaaacagtCTTAATAAATGTCAACAGTTTAAGTCCAAGTTCTCCTTAAAAATTCAGTGTTTTTTACAAAAGTTGAAAGTTACCAAACTGTGGGCCCCTACAATGTCCAAAAATTTTAATCAGCTACATACTTTTTTACTCTATGAGAAAAGAACCAGGGCATAGTCAAAATCAAGGCAAATCAAAACCGATTTCCAGTAGTATAACAATCAGTGTGCCACATCCGGAGCTGAAACACCAGCTCCAGTTCCCCACCTCCGTTACTGGCAGCACAAATAGATCATCTGTCAGACTCAGGCCAGTTCCATATTATCATATACAGTCCTGAATGGTTGTCCATCCTACTGGTATCACCAATATGCTAAGGTGTCCACTGTACCTGAGGCCCCACCTTTTCCTATGTAGACAGAgcaaaggctttatttggcttatgtgtCCCGATCTTAGTCCGTCATTAAGGGATGTAAAAGGAGCTCAGGGTAGGCCAGGGGCCCAGAGACCGTGGAGGAAACTCCTTCCTCACTTGTACTCCTGGGCTTGCTCAGACTGTTtcctttcctattctttttttcccccgttTTCTTATATAATCAGGACCACCTGGTGCCCGGGGCCAATACCACCCGCAGTGGCTAGTCTCTCCCACAATGTTGATGGATCACAAAAATGCCCCCACAAATTCGCCTAAAGACATCTAATGGAGACATTGCCTCAGCTGAGATTCTACACTGTGagaagttgacagaaaactaagcAGGGAACACTTCAGCATTTCAAATGGGATACAGAGGGACCAAAAGATTGCTTAGCCAGTATTAAGGCTGTCCATGCAATCacaatggcctgagttcaattgccagaaCACATATaaagtggcacatgtctgtaatccctaTACTTCTAAGAGAGCCCCTCCTTCAGCGACATGGAAGGAAACAGTACTCCTGAAAGATATTGCGAGCTTCTCTTTTGTACTGTAGCACACATGCATATCCACAAACACAATAAATGGACACATTGTTCAAACTtaatgttgttttgatttatcCCCCAATCATGGAGCCAAATGGGGAATGGCTAATCGTCAGTTTATTTCATGCACATgcaagtatttaaaaagaaaaaaaatagatgattttGACTGATACCATTGCACATCCAAAACGTGCATAAGATTTGGATTGAAATTTGTATGGAAATGCTGTGTAAGTATTTAATGTTCTCAGGAAGACATCCCCCACCATTCATGAATAGCATTGTTTTTGTTATAGCTGTCCTCAAGTGGTCTTTGAAAGCATTGCAGCCCAAACATGTTacaaacttttctttccttcagtcatTAGTAAACAAAGTCTTAGTCATGTGCTCTTAACCTGTTTTGCAGCAGTCAACTGGTAGAGAAATTCCGTGACTGTAAAGTAAGTCTTCAGTGTCCAGAAATCCTCAGCTGTATTCCAGAGCGCTCGGTGAACCTGAAATCTTGTTCAGAACTTGCCACACGTgaaaagcatgtgtgtggagaaggAAGCATTGGCCGTTCATCTCTAGGTGTGCCCCTGAACCATCAGGAAGAACAGAAACCTCACGAAGACCAGGACTATGGACAGAAGTTGTATAAACGTAAGGGGTTTGAAGGCAGCTCCAGTTCTCCTCTGTCCCTTCAGACACATAAAAGTGCTCACACTGGAGGGAAACCTTCTAAAAATAAGGAGTGCAAAGAAGACCTTCTTTGTCTCCGATCTGGtcaaaggaataaagaacaagCCCATGCAAAAATATCTTACGCTCACAAGCGATGTGGGAGAGGCTTCACCCATCCCAACCCTTTACAAAGTCATGAGAAGTTTCACAGTGTTAAGAAGCCCTACATGTGTGAACAGTGTGGGAAAGGCTTTGCTCGGTTAGGTAACCTTCTAAGACATCAGACAACCGGCACGGGTGAGAATCCTCTTCTGCCTAATCATTCTGGGAGAACTTTTCCTCGTTCTGCTTGCCTTCGAAGACGTATGGGAATTCGCAGTGGTGACAAACCCTATGTGTGTGATCAGTGTGGGAAAAGTTTCCTTGATTCTACTTACTTTCGAGTACATAGAAGGATTCACACTGGTGTAAAACCGTATGTCTGTcagcagtgtgggaaagccttcactgCTTCTCGCTACCTTAAATCACATGAACTAACTCACACTCGGGAAAAATCTCATGTGTGTAAGCAGTGTGGAAATTCCTTTACATTTTGGTATCAATTCCAGAAGCATAAAGTGATTCACAGTGGTGTGAATCCCTATGTTTGTAAACAATGTGGGAAGGGCTTTACCTATTCCAGTTCCCTAAAAACACATGAAAGGATTCACACTGGCCAGAAGCCCTACGTGTGTGAGCAGTGTGGGAAAACCTTTGGTAGTTCTGGTAACCTTAAAAGACATCGAAGTACTCACACCGGAGAGAGACTCTATGTATGCAAGCAATGTGGGAAATCTTTCAATAATCACAGTTCCTTTCAGTTCCATAAGAGAATGCACGCTGGGGATAACCCCTACAAGTGTAAGCAGTGTGGGAAGGATTTGGCGTCTTCGTCTTCCCTTCAGAGCCACGAAAGGAATCACTTGGGAGAGAAGCCCTTTGTGTGTTTGCAGTGTGGGAAAGGTTTCAGTTCTGACAGTTCTCTTCGAAAGCACAAAATAATGCACAGCGAGGAAAAGCCCTACGTGTGCAAGCAGTGTGGGAAAGCTTTCCGGCGCTTCTTTGAGGTCCGAGTGCATGAACGAGTCCACAGCAGCGAGAGACCCTATCAGTGTGAGACGTGTGGTAGGGGCTTTTCCAGTGCCACTCATCTGCGAAGGCACGCACCAATTCATGGCAGAACCAATAAAGATGCTTGTAAATAACCCGAGGAAGTCTTCTCTTGCTTAGCTCTCACAGAAATCAAACGACGGGGAAACAGCTCGTGCTATCAGTGTGGGAAAATGCCCAGCAGTTTCTAGAGAAGCTATTCTTTTGAATCGATGTAGCTTTACTTCTAGAAGTTCCCTTCAGATACTGGAGAAAAGCTGCAAGGAACGTGATAATGTCTTTTGTGTACTTTTCATTATGGAGAACATCCAAAATAGCtcacactgggaaaaaaaaaaccttatgcACACAATGTAGACAGCCTTTAGTTCTTAAGGGGCCCTCAAAAGACATTGTAGTAGTCATTTTGGAGAGAAACCCTTCATGTAtaatgtggtggcttgaataagaatgttccagacatgtttatatatttgaatgcccAAGtcccagggagtggcactgtggGGAAGAATtagatgtagccttgttggatcagatgtgagctttctagaggaagtgtgacactggaGGTGGACTCTGAGCTTTCAAAAGCCAGTGCCAGATCCACTCACTCTTCCTCTGCATCTATGGTTCAGGATGTGGCTTCAGCTACTGCTCAAGTACCACGGTCCCAgacatgataataatggactaagactctgaaactgtaagcaagccccccaTTAAATGGTTtgtcttataagagttgcctttgtcatgatgtctcttcacagcaatagaagagtgacTAAGACATAGGGAATCTTACAAGTCTTTCAGTTATCCTTATGTAGAAATGAAAGAACTCACTGAGGGTAGCCTAAAGTACAGAATTTGTGAGGTCTCCTTTATCATTTTGGTAGCGTTTGAAAGAATGTATTGAGAGAACTCCTAGCATTGGAAAGCTTGTGAGAATATTTCTTGGTTCAActcaaaatttaagaaataacaaGGTTTGGGAAATAAGTTCCATTAAAGGAGATACTTGATTTTAGTGTGACAATCTCACCCACTGAGTCTGAGTGCTGTCTCAGGTGGCCATGCAGGGTGGGCTGAGATCCACTATGAATGTCACTACTAGGTGTGGTGGGACAAGCATGTAGTCCTACTTGGGAAGCTAGTAAGAAGGATTCCAAGTTTCCAGAACTGTCTGGACTCTATTTTGAGTTTCTGGTATTCCCAGGAAAACTGGGTTCCCCTTTTGGAAATTGTATCTTGTTAATCATTGTATTTAACCATTCAACCCAGAAGAAATCTCCGGGACTATTTTTTAAACTTGGAGTGAGTAGCAACTTACCAGGCAAGCTATAGGTAGTTGTATTACGTTTCCCCAAACTCTttgtctccctccccccacctgtgtatgtgtgtgtgtatgtgtgtgtgtgtctgtctgtctgtcttgtctatCTGTCTCAtcatccttcttccctttctaacttttaaaaaatcatgagtggtgtttttgcctgcatctatgtctgtccTGCATATGTGTACCTGATGCCTGATGAGGCATTgggccccctggaactggacttacagttTTGAGCCTCCCtgttgtggtgctgggaattaaacctagaTCCTCTAAAGAGCAGCCTatgctcctaaccattgagccatcgtCTTCCTATCCCCTCTCGGCTTCTTTGAAGTAGGCAATAGCTAGGTAATAGCTGCTAGCTTAATTTTTATCGTAGCCCAGAATAACTTCACATTCGCTTACAATGCTCCTGTCTTATTCTATAATCACATTTTGAAGTAGTATTTTGTCAGGAAGTATATGTCCTCATTAAAAAATACAcagcaaaaaatatttattttcccattACTTCATTTTAGGCAAACACTTTCCCCCCTATATTATTGTCTACTCTACTTGAGAAGATATATGAATATAGTAACCTTTTGTTCCACTCCA encodes the following:
- the LOC101981748 gene encoding zinc finger protein OZF-like, whose product is MEPVTFEDVTVKFTREEWALLDPSQKQLYKDVMRETLRNLASIGNKLVNQKVVNEYEILCRKLSSQLVEKFRDCKVSLQCPEILSCIPERSVNLKSCSELATREKHVCGEGSIGRSSLGVPLNHQEEQKPHEDQDYGQKLYKRKGFEGSSSSPLSLQTHKSAHTGGKPSKNKECKEDLLCLRSGQRNKEQAHAKISYAHKRCGRGFTHPNPLQSHEKFHSVKKPYMCEQCGKGFARLGNLLRHQTTGTGENPLLPNHSGRTFPRSACLRRRMGIRSGDKPYVCDQCGKSFLDSTYFRVHRRIHTGVKPYVCQQCGKAFTASRYLKSHELTHTREKSHVCKQCGNSFTFWYQFQKHKVIHSGVNPYVCKQCGKGFTYSSSLKTHERIHTGQKPYVCEQCGKTFGSSGNLKRHRSTHTGERLYVCKQCGKSFNNHSSFQFHKRMHAGDNPYKCKQCGKDLASSSSLQSHERNHLGEKPFVCLQCGKGFSSDSSLRKHKIMHSEEKPYVCKQCGKAFRRFFEVRVHERVHSSERPYQCETCGRGFSSATHLRRHAPIHGRTNKDACK